gatggctactttcagcaggataatgcgccatgtcataaagctggaatcatctcagactggtttcttgaacatgacaatgagttcgctgtactcaaatggcctccacaatcaccagatctcaatccaatagagcatctttgggatgtggtggaacgggagattcgcatcatggatgtgcagccgacaaatctgcggcaactgtgtgatgccatcatgtcaatatggaccaaactccctgaggaatgcttccagcaccttgttgaatctatgccacgaagaattgaggcagttctaaaggcaaaagggggtccaacccgttactagcatggggtacctaataaagtggccggtgagtgtatataaaaGCTGCATCATTCAGTAATAGTTTAAGGGTTGGTCCACATTTTAAAGCTGAAATGTCTGTAACTCAAAGTAGGAGGAAGCAGAACGTTTTTAAGTTCAACACATCAACATGGAGAATGAGGATCGACCCACCAACCTTCCGATCTGGGGTTGACCCATACAAAGTCATTGtaaaaacaatgacaatgaaTATTGCTTAATATCTCAAAAACCATGCGAGATAGAAACAGGAAAAGTCACAGCATCCTTCCCCCAAAAGAGCTGAGTATCTTGATACCTGAACGGTTTCTGTAGCTGAAAGTATGAGTAAACAAAAAGTAGAGCGGTTCAGACAATAATAGTTATTAAATAGTTTGGGTTGttatgttttaatgtgttttacaATCATCTCTCTGGTGTGATTGGTGTTTTCATGCCCGTATTTCAGATCAAGCGCTCGGCCCGGATGTGTGGGGAGTGTGACGCATGCCTGAGGACGGAGGACTGCGCCCTGTGCGACTTCTGCAAAGACATGAAGAAGTTCGGTGGTCCAAACAAGATCCGACAGAAGTGTCGTCAGCGACAGTGTGAGGTCCGGGCTCGGGTGAGTCTCAGGttcatgaatatatttaaatatatatgtatgcatatttatattttagatatATCAATCCCTTTTCATTGTCAAAACGCTCTTGTTCATGTTagttaccatgacaacataTCTTCACTCTGCCGTCCATCACATGGTACAACAGCATCACTCCTTCTGCTTTGTATTATCAAAAGAGGTGATGTGTTAacacatattatattatatatatttttaccagGAGACAAACCGAGTCTTAATGAGATAAAGCATTATTCTGTGTGACGagcaggggggcgactcctctggtcccatagacgtctatgaggaaatgactctacttctgtgcagtgaccagcagggggcgactcctctggtcccatagacgtctatgaggaaatgactctacttctgtgcagtgaccagcagggggcgactcctctggtcccatagacgtctatgagggaatgactctacttctgtgcagtgaccagcagggggcgactcctctggtcccatagacgtctatgaggaaatgactctacttctgtgtagtgaccagcagggggcgactcctctggtcccatagacgtctatgaggaaatgactctacttctgtgtagtgaccagcagggggcgactcctctggtcccatagacgtctatgaggaaatgactctacttctgtgtagtgaccagcagggggcgactcctctggtcccatagacgactatgaggaaattactctacttctctcttgatttattccctcagtaaacattgtaaacatgagtttatggtctcagtctttaGTTTCAAgccttcttcaatacagcatgatgtttttgattgacaggtctctaccattTCTTTGTTCTGATTTTGTCCAAGTGATTAAGATCATAAACTTCATATAATTAATTTGATCATACAGATATTAAAGATGTTTTATGGATGATGAGTCATTATTCTGTCAACAACTTATTGTGGTGTaagaattcattatttattgatCACTGAGTAGAAGATGCTACGAgtcaaagaggaggagatgagtcGCAGCTGcgtcagggggcgtggcctgacacagacagaggcggggcatcagacagaggaggacgaggaggatgaggatgaagaggtgGCCTTCAGCGAGAGCGAGTTGGAGCTCTACGAGCAGTACAAGGCCGCCGGATACAAAGACTTGGTCAGTACGTGTCCTACCAATCAGCTTTCTGTAGTGTGATGCGTCTTCCTGTTGGATAACAACTTTCTCCTGTTGAAATCAGACAAAACAGGTTGTGTTGATGTCAGCTGTCTGGTGGTGTAGTTTCTCTGGATGGAATGGCTCTGGTATCCGGCAGTAAAGAATCTTGAGTCCTCTTTGACCAGGATGTGTCCTTTATCTCTCAGATGAAGCAGACTTCATCCTACCTAATATGTTGTAAatcaacttcctgtctcaagTGATGCAGAGAGATTACTTAATGCGTTATTTTACTTCTAGACTCGATTTCAGCagttctttgttatcaggctgctcttctAAGtctcttaaacctctccagttgattcagaatgctgcagcacctgTACTAACAAGAACTAATAAAAGGGATCATATTACTCCTGTATAAGCTTCTCGTACTGCAGTGGTCCCAGCTGTAGTCCATTACAATTATTCAAATCAGGCGATGGCGTCATTTAGCGGCGCCGTTTATGCCTTTTTCACACCTTTAGGTTTGCAGGAATGCAGACACAGTCATctcatttaagatgaagcttgATACCTTCCTCTTTGGTACCTTATGGTTAGGGCTGGCTCAAGTTAGTTTGGACCAGCCCTTAgctaagctgctctaggcttagactgctggAGGACTTCGTAGGACACACaagctcctctctcactctttctaTAATGATTCACAATCTCAAtgatgcacatcactaattcagcttcttgcATagagtttttgtgttttctcgccTCACAGGTTTCTGTAGATCATGTTTATATCTGGACCCGATTCCTGCCATTACCCTGCTGACACCAGCTGATGCTACTATAATATAAATATCACATTACttttactgtcatcataaaccaacaatACCAACTTCACTTCCTTCCTGAAATGATTTCCCTCCCCATAGGCTTCTGTAgacggtggttctacctgacggtggttctacctgcagtggttctacctgacggtggttctacctgacggtggttctacctgacggTGGTTCTACCTGCAGTGGTCCGGCTTACTACTCTCAAtaattgaatcatttctgtcatatgAGGTGGAggcatcttttacattgttcatccTGTAGTCTGCCCATCTCGGGAGGccgttctcactaaggtttttcccctttcttctccctgttgaagtttttcagcttttcctgtgccaatctaaatgtttcaggacagaggatgttgcatgtgtacagactgcaaGCACTCTGAGGCTAATTATTAAAtagtgattttgggctatacagaataaaatgaattgaattgttgcAGGTGTGGCAcactgaggaagaggatgaacaGTTGGACTCCCTGAGAAAGAAGGCGGTGAAGGTGAAACATGTCAAGCGGCCAGAGAAGAAGACTGAGAAGAAGGTGAGGACGGTTCAAACTCATGATGCTCGTCATGATGTGGACCATAAGGAGATTAGGATCACTGCCTTTTGTTTTCAGATATTTGAGCGTTTACCCTCATTACTTtacattccatcacatgtcatttagctgatgcttttatccaaagcgacttacaataagtgcatttcaaccaaaggaacaaaaaacaagaaagtgatATTTAAGGTTTGCAGTGGGtttgtgagggaggaacaagcagcttgatgttgggatggaggttttgaccatgtcctggatggagactggaccccatccattcacagcatgctacgccactggtaaccagtgaagagaggaggagtggaatagtgtgggagaacttaggaaggttaaagaccagtggagctgctacattctggatgagctgcagaggtggaatggagcagggagacctgccaggagagttACAATCgtcaaggagatgacaagagcttgAATCAGTACCTGCACCCCTTTCTGTAGTTAGTTTTCCTTAGTTTTTGTCTAGTTTTTGTCGacaaaaactaattacattttagtctagttttagtctcTTTTAATAGCCacattaaactccttttcttcccttctcaggcccagaccCCCTGTATTGTGTCTACAGCTGCATAATATtctagcttacagtacttaagttgtccattagatatccctcctaggatcgCTCTATAGCAGGGGGGGCAAACATTTTGACTCgtgggccacaatgggttctaaaatttaaCAAAGCGGCcaagaacaaatggatgaagtgtgtgtgtgagctgatataaatgacattttaaaatcattacatgaaaggatttagCTTTTAACAAGTAACAAAGCATTGATTTGCAAGGCAAATTAACaaattaacaatattttttgtcatagtttTTGAAATTAACACtaagtgagaaggggtcgtattctcctgatgttgtagagcgtagACCTACaagatcgtgttgtcgctgtgatcttgggagtcaagtgtcacactgAGGTTCTTATTAGTCAGAGTGGACattaacacagagttgccaaagctaacagtcaggtcctgggtcggAGAGTCTTTTctggggaagagaagtagttcagtcttgtcggggttgatcttcaggagGTGAGCAGAccgagagatgtcagtcagacaggcagagatccgtgtgagggaaggagagaattagttgggtgtcatcagcatagctgtggtaggcgAAACCATGTGAGCGAATAACTGAGCCGAGAGAGTtagtgtagatagagaagaggaggggacccaggacggagccctgaggaactccagtagtaagaggacaaggtcccgacacagatcctctccaagttacctggtatgtgcgaccatcaaggacgagagaagggagagagcagagcctgacaccaagttcctgaatgGAGTATATAAgaatctggtggtttactgtgtcaaatgcagcagaacgGTCCAGAAGAACGAGgacagaggagaaagaggcagtTCTAGCAGcatggagttgctctgagacagcgagggttaactcttgcctccttcagcaCACCTGTTGGTGTGTAGTTATTCTTTCACCAACACACCTGTGCTACTCTACAGAAGTCTGTCTCTGGTCCTAAAGAGGAGGCGAAGCCTCGTCGTCACAAAGTCAAGCAGCGCCACAAGGAGCGCGTCCGTCACAGTGAACAAGGGGGAGAGGGCGGGACTAAGGAAGTAGGCGGAACTGTGCGCCAGTGTCTGGGACCAGGATGTGTCGTACCAATGAGGGCAAACTCAAAATACTGTTCTGACGACTGCGGCATGAAGCTTGCAGCCAAGTGAGTCATACGtcaataacaacacacacaagtgacaaaaacacaaaagtcaaccacaaaaaaacaacaacactataAGTGAGTTTGTTTCCGCTCAGCCTTCTATTAAACCAATGtatgtctccctgtctgtctgtctgtctgtctctctgtctgtctctctgcttccctgttcttttgtctgtctgtctttgtctccctgtctttctccttgtctccctgtctgtttCCCTGCcggtgtctctgtgtccctgtctgtctcagTCGTATCTATGAGATCCTCCCACAGAGGATccagcagtggcagcagagTCCGTGCGTTGCCGAGGAAATGGGGCGAAGACAGTTGGAGCGAATCAGGAAGGAGCAGCAGGCGTCGAGGCTCCGCCTCACAATGATGGAGAAACGCTTCCACGAGCTTGAAGGCATCATCGCCAACgccaagcagcagcaggtccaacACCACGAGGAGGTGAGACAGGAGAGCAGACATACACTTTGCAGCTTTACTCATcacgtctctctgtctgtttgaTTCTCTTACTGTCTCCACCCTGTCTTCCTCCCTGTCCTACTACCCGTCTCTCACCCTATCTGCTTCCCTGTGtcccttcctgtctctcttcctgttgctctccctgtctcccctccctccaggtGACTGACGGGGATGGAGAGGACACAGACCTCCAGGTCTTCTGTGTTTCCTGCAGTCACCCCGTCAATCCGAAGGTGGCGCTGAGACACATGGAGCGATGTTACGCTAAGGTCAGCTGGTTCCTGTTCATGGATGCAGCGCAGACATCCCATAATACCATCACATACATCTCATAATACCATCACATACATCCCATAATACACGCTGCGTCTATGTTTACAATCATCTGCGATGGTACAGTAAGCAGTTAATTTCTCAGATAGTGATGCAGTCTAATCACTATTTTcaatctctgtctctgtctctatatgtctctgtctctctgggtcTTGGTCTATCTAAATGTCTTTGTCTgcccatctgtctctctgcatTCAACAGTATGAGAGTCAGACATCATTTGGCTCCATGTACCCAACACGAATTGAGGGGTAAGAACActggtctgtctgtctgtattaTGGAGAGGGTACTGCTGTGGGACAaagacctgtctgtctctcatttGCCTGTCTGTGTTTCAGGGCGACCAGGTTGTTCTGTGACGTGTACAATCTTCAGAGTAAGACCTACTGTAAGCGGCTGCAAGTTCTCTGTCCTGAACACTCTAGAGATCCAAAGGTATgtcagacaggtagagagacaggcaattaacattttattcatatagtgctttacaaACTACTCAAAACGCTTCACATGGTTAAAATGGacataaaacaaagacatcatATAAAAACACAGCATTAAAAGCAGATCTAAAATGGTGCGTTTTGAATAGTGTCTTAGAAGTTGACAGATCAGTGCAGCCTCTGATGAGTTCCAGGGAGCAGCGGTGGAGAAAGCTCCAGGTCCTCTGCTTGGTCCTGAGTGGGGTGGACAGGAGGGAGCGGGAGGGAGAGTGGTTCCGGAGCAGGtcggtgaggtgggggggggggggcgctggttgTGAAGGGCtttgtgagggaggaggagggttttaAAGTGGAGGTTCTGGAGGACGGGGGTGATGTGGTCACGGGAGCAGGTGTGAGTGAGCAGACGCGCGGCGGAGTTCTGGATGTTCTGGATGTACTGGAGTTTATTGAGGATTTTGGATGGGGAGCCGTAAAGAATGTGGTTGCAGTAATGAAGTCTGGAAGTGAGGAACGAGTGGATCAGAATGTgggcagtggaggaggagagtgacggACGGAGGCAAGCAACGCTTTTGAGATGGAGGAAGGGCGTCCTGGTGATGTTATTGACGTGACGTTCGAGGGTGAGGTGACTATCAAAGATGATGCCACGgatgtgaggggagggggacaGAACAGAGTTTTCAATGTTGATGGGGAGGTTATGGGTGGTTTTGGTGAGGGATTTGGggtcgatgatgatgatgaagtctgTTTTGTCACAGTTGAGTTTATGTGCATCCAGGATTTAATTTCACTGAGACAGTTGAGGGTGGAGATGGTAGCAGGGGTGATGGGTGTAATGTAAAGGGGACCAGGTAAAGgaggggaaccaggtaaagGATGAACAGGAGGGGACCAAGCACCGAGCCCCTGGGGGACACCTTGGGACCAAGGGGCAGCggaggaggtgcagttgttgatGTGG
This sequence is a window from Pungitius pungitius chromosome 1, fPunPun2.1, whole genome shotgun sequence. Protein-coding genes within it:
- the cxxc1a gene encoding CXXC-type zinc finger protein 1a — protein: MSEEAAGPERRLYEDGGGRGGDEGVGGGNGGGGGRGGGAEDVDGGAGVGIRGSAEEGKVSMKIPKGPLYCVCRKPEINCFMIGCDCCTEWFHGRCVGVSEKAAKSIRVWFCPLCRDKDASLEIKYRLKKTKEEKEFERETGDGTSTPNARIDKRRGSQIKRSARMCGECDACLRTEDCALCDFCKDMKKFGGPNKIRQKCRQRQCEVRARKMLRVKEEEMSRSCVRGRGLTQTEAGHQTEEDEEDEDEEVAFSESELELYEQYKAAGYKDLVWHTEEEDEQLDSLRKKAVKVKHVKRPEKKTEKKKSVSGPKEEAKPRRHKVKQRHKERVRHSEQGGEGGTKEVGGTVRQCLGPGCVVPMRANSKYCSDDCGMKLAANRIYEILPQRIQQWQQSPCVAEEMGRRQLERIRKEQQASRLRLTMMEKRFHELEGIIANAKQQQVQHHEEVTDGDGEDTDLQVFCVSCSHPVNPKVALRHMERCYAKYESQTSFGSMYPTRIEGATRLFCDVYNLQSKTYCKRLQVLCPEHSRDPKVPADEVCGCPLVRDVFQPTGDFCRLSKRKCNKHYCWEKLRRAEVDLERVRVWYKLDELFEQERNLRTAMTNRAGLLALMLHQTIQHDPITTDLRCAKDR